The region GGTCCGGGAGCGGGGGGGGGGGGCCGGTCGGTAACGACGCGTGGTTTTGGGGATACGCCTGCGGGGTATATGCACGGCCGGGGGTTGAACGTTACGGGGTATATGCACGGCCGGGGGTTGAACAAAGTCCAGTGTTTATGCGGGTGAAGTTCAACCCAGGGACGAACATGGCGGGGTATATGCGTGACCGAGGGTCGAGCGTGGCGGGGTAGAGGCAAGCCTCAACGCGGGTCGAAGAGCACCTGGAGCGTGCCCTGATGGGTGAGCTCGCCGGTGCTCAGGTAGAGTTCGCCTTCGCTGCGCAGGAGCTCCCAGCGGTTGGTGCGATCGAGGTGTCCGGCGATCTCGTCGATAAACTCCGGGGCCAGCGCAAAGAGAGCGACCTCGTCGCCGCGGAAGACCTCCCCGCTGTGGAGGGCCTCGGCGATCGGGTCGGGGTTTTTATGCGTGTAGACGGCGACCTCCGGGGCCTGTTTGGTGATTTTGTGGAGGCGCTCCGGGGAGGGTTGGCCGATCTCCACCCAGAGGGTGAGGTCGCCGCGCAGGTCGGTGGCGGCGATCGTTGGATCTTCGGGGGTGCTGACGCCCCGGCCGAAGCTCAGCCCCTCGCGCAGCTCCAGGCAGTAGGCCAGCAGGCGAGTCACCAGGTAGGCATCGGACTCCGAGGGGTGCTGGGCGACCCGGAGTTCCAGCTCCTGGTAGACGCTGCGGTCCACGTCGGAGAGGCTGATGGTGAAGCGGCGCATCGTCGCACTCAGAGCCATGGCAGATCCTTTGCGGGGTTGGAAAAGGGGCGCTTCGGCCCGGTTATCATCGGCGCCGCCGCGCTGAGCACGGGCCGCCTGTGCGTTCACGCACCAGGGGAGGCCTGGGACAACAGGGTGCGGGGGCAAAGCACCCGGCGCGTGCGTGTTCACAGCGCGCGCGATGTGCGCGTGTGTATCGCAGCTCCGGGCGATTCGTCACGCGACTTTACCCGCGGAGCGTACTCTTGCCGGGCCCCGTTGTGGTCGTGGCGTGGGCGGCGAGCCGGGGATGGGGTGGGGGGCGGAGTTGGCGCCCGGGGGGCTCGGGAATGTTAGGTCGAACTTGCTTCGCCCTTACATTGGCCCCGTAACGTTGGCCGGTCCGGCGTGGCCCCTGTGGGCGTGGGTGAGTCGGCCGACATCGAAGCGCATCGAGGAGTCTGTGATGAACCACGACGTGTTTTTTATGAGGGTGGGCCACCGCACCGGCATTGCGGATGAGGCGATGGTGGCGGAGCTGATCGAGACGGTGCTGCGGGAGCTGGGGGGCGCGCTCAGTGCGCATGCAGCCCGGGAGGTGAGCGAGCGCCTTCCGGAACCCCTGGCGGGTTGGCTTCGGGAGCGCCCCGACGAGAAGATCGGCCCGGGCGCGCCGCCGACGGCGCTCTACCGCCAGGTGGGCCGCGCGCTGGAGCTGGAGCCGGGCTTTGCCGTGGAGTTCACCGAGGTGGTCTGTCAGGTGCTGGGGGAGAGCCTCGGGCGAGAGCCCCGCGCTCGGCTTGGCGAGGCGTTGGGTGAGGGCTGGGAAGAGCTCTTCGAGCCCCGGGCCGCCGATGTGGGGCAGCGTCCCGAGCTTGCCGAGGAGCCAGGAGTGATCGACCGCACCACGCGCGATGACATGGCCTGCGGTGAGCCCGGAAGCGAACATCCCCTGGCAACATCGTCGGGAGCCCAGCAGGACTCCATCGCCGCCACCGATTCCCCTCATCAGGGCGATCGCCTGGCTACCAGTCAGGGCAAACCCGCTCGCCGCACGCTGGCCGAGGGGAAGCCCGGCAGCTCGCGCTCGCTTAACGAGCCGCATCGATGAGAGCGGTGTATGTCTGACCCCCGGACGTGCATTTAGATGCTTGAGAGCGGTCGAAAACCGGGGGTGTATGTCTGACCCTCGGACGTGCAATTCGGTGCTTGAGAGCGGTCGAAAACCGGGGGTGTATGTCTGACCCCCGGACGTGCAATGAGGCGCGATTCACCGACGAAAACCGGGGGTGTATGTCTGACCCTCGGACGCGCAATGAGGCGCGATTCACCGACGAAAACCGGGGGTGTATGTCTGACCCCCGGACGTGCAATTCGGTGCTTGAGAGCGGTCGAAAACCGGGGTGTATGTCTGACCCTCGGACGCGCAATGAGGCGCGATTCACCGACGAAAACCGGGGTGTATGTCTGACCCCCGGACGTGCATCCAAGAGTCATTCGTCGATGGCATCTGCCCCCGAGGTAAGTCGCCTACTTCGCCTGAAGCTCGCCGGCAAAGGCCTGTTGGAACCGGGCGTGGCCGCCCTCGCTCAGCGGTTCTCCGTGGGCCATGATCACCCGCTCAAAGTCCCACTCCAGCACGCCGGGGAGTGAGGCGGCAAAGGCGGCCTTGTCGGCGATGGCCGAGCGCAGCACGCGGGTGGGACCAAAGCGGCCCAGTCCGCTGTTGAGGCGCATGAACTGGCGCGTCCACCAGTGGGGATGACTGGGGAAGTGGAAGCAGAGATCGGTGAGGATCAGCGTGCGGCTGCGCGGGTCATAAAACACGTGCTCGTGGAGCCGGGGCATCCCCTCGATCCGCTGCCAGCTGAGTGTATCTTCCAGCGCTCCACCGGGGGAGAGGGGCAGCGCCTGGGTCAGCTCGGCAGGCTCGCCGAGCTTCTCGGGCAGACCGGGCGGGACCAGCACCCGGGTCCGGGGCCAGCGGGCGATGGCCGACTTTAAAAAGAGGTGGTGAAAGAGGTTCGGGGCGATCAACGTACTCAGGGTGCCCAGGGCATCGATCTCGGCCTGATCGTCATCGCTCAGGGGAACCGGGCTGATCAGGGTGAGCTGGCCCGAGGGCAGGCGCACGAGTGTGGCGCGGGTGCCCAGCTGCACGCCGGCCAGTTTCAGCGGGTGGTCGATCAACCAGATGTCAGGGGCAAAGGCGCGTAGGCGGCTCATGGAGCGCTCCGGAAGGCAGGACAGGAGAGGGTCGCAAGGGGGGGAGTGAGACAGGGCTCAGGCCCCGGTACTGGTGTGGGCTTTTTCGGCCTGGCGAGCAAGCCGGCGGCCTTCATCCACGTTGACAAAGAGCAGGAGCAGGCCACCGACGACGAAGAAGCCGATCACCGAGAGGATGGCCTGGCGGCTGGAGCCGGTGGCCACGATCATCAGCGAAAAAATGGCCGGGCCGAAGATGCCGGCGAACTTTTCGAAGACGGCAAAAAATCCGAAAAACTCGCCGCTTTTATGCCGGGGAATCAGGCTGGCAAAGAGCGAGCGGGAGAGCGCCTGGGTGCCCCCCTGGACCGTGCCCACCAGGAGCGCCAGGAGCACAAAATGCAGCGGGGTCGTCATAAAGTACGCCAGCAGGCTGATGCCCATGTACACAAAGAGCCCGAAGAAGAGGGCGCTCTTGGTGGTGAAGCGCCCGGCCAGCGAGCCGAAGATAAAGGTAAAAGGCACCCCCACAATCTGCACCAGCACGATCGAGCCGATGAGCACGCCCTGTTCAATGCCCAGTTCGGTGCCGTAGATGGTGGCCATGCGGATGATGGTGCCGATGCCGTCGTTGTAGATCAGAAATGCCAGGAGCATGACAAAGGCGTGCTTAAAACCACGCAGCTCGGCAAAGGTGTGTTTGAGGCGGCCCAGCGCCCGGCGCACCGCCTCGCCAGCGCGCAGGCTCTCCATGCCGGCGGCCAGCGGGGGCTCGGGGACTTTGCGAAAGAGGGGAATGGAGAAGGCCAGCCACCACAGCGCCACGGTGATAAAGGCCAGACGGCTCGGAAGCGTGCTCTCTGCGGGGAGCAGAAACCAGGTCGGCTGCATGATCATCGCCAGGTTCAGGGAGAGCAGCAGCGTGGCCCCGGCGTAGCCCACCGCAAAGCCGGCGGTGGAGACGCGGTCGATCTCGTGCTCGCGGGCGATATGCGGGAGCATCGCGTCGTAAAAAATCATTGAGCCGTTGGCCCCGATGTTGGCCACCAGAAAGAGTCCGGCAGCCAGCAGCCAGTCGCCCTCCTGAATAAAAAACATGCCGGCGACCGCCGCGATGCCCACGCCGGCGAAGGTGCCTAAGAAGCGTTTTTTGACGGTGGCGAAGTCGGCGATGGCGCCGACCACCGGGGCGATCGCCGCCACGATCGCCAGGGCCAGGGTGGTGGCGGTGGCAAAGTGCTGGGTAGCGAGCGTCGGGTCGAGTCCCTGAGCGGCCACGCGCTGAAAGTAGATGGGGAAGACCGCCACGATGATCACGGCGTACATGCCCGTGATCGCCCAGTCGTACATCGCCCAGGCGCGCAACTCGGGCCGGTGCAGGCCCAGCGCCTCCAGCAGGCGGTGGGCACGCGGTGAGGGACTCATGGGATCTCCTTTGGGGATGGGTTCCAGCAAGAGGGTCAGGACCCGGCGTTGTCGGGCGCGGCCTTAGAGCTCGCGGGGACGCAGGATGCGGTCGAGCTTCATGGTGGCACGCTGGCAGGCTTCGGCCCAGGAGTCGCCACCGGCCAGCAGCAACGCGGCGTTGGCCGTGGTCAGGGTGTGGTAGGTCCCGCTCAGGTAGCTC is a window of Lujinxingia litoralis DNA encoding:
- a CDS encoding YaeQ family protein, with the translated sequence MALSATMRRFTISLSDVDRSVYQELELRVAQHPSESDAYLVTRLLAYCLELREGLSFGRGVSTPEDPTIAATDLRGDLTLWVEIGQPSPERLHKITKQAPEVAVYTHKNPDPIAEALHSGEVFRGDEVALFALAPEFIDEIAGHLDRTNRWELLRSEGELYLSTGELTHQGTLQVLFDPR
- a CDS encoding DUF2267 domain-containing protein — encoded protein: MNHDVFFMRVGHRTGIADEAMVAELIETVLRELGGALSAHAAREVSERLPEPLAGWLRERPDEKIGPGAPPTALYRQVGRALELEPGFAVEFTEVVCQVLGESLGREPRARLGEALGEGWEELFEPRAADVGQRPELAEEPGVIDRTTRDDMACGEPGSEHPLATSSGAQQDSIAATDSPHQGDRLATSQGKPARRTLAEGKPGSSRSLNEPHR
- a CDS encoding DUF4336 domain-containing protein, which produces MSRLRAFAPDIWLIDHPLKLAGVQLGTRATLVRLPSGQLTLISPVPLSDDDQAEIDALGTLSTLIAPNLFHHLFLKSAIARWPRTRVLVPPGLPEKLGEPAELTQALPLSPGGALEDTLSWQRIEGMPRLHEHVFYDPRSRTLILTDLCFHFPSHPHWWTRQFMRLNSGLGRFGPTRVLRSAIADKAAFAASLPGVLEWDFERVIMAHGEPLSEGGHARFQQAFAGELQAK
- a CDS encoding MFS transporter — its product is MSPSPRAHRLLEALGLHRPELRAWAMYDWAITGMYAVIIVAVFPIYFQRVAAQGLDPTLATQHFATATTLALAIVAAIAPVVGAIADFATVKKRFLGTFAGVGIAAVAGMFFIQEGDWLLAAGLFLVANIGANGSMIFYDAMLPHIAREHEIDRVSTAGFAVGYAGATLLLSLNLAMIMQPTWFLLPAESTLPSRLAFITVALWWLAFSIPLFRKVPEPPLAAGMESLRAGEAVRRALGRLKHTFAELRGFKHAFVMLLAFLIYNDGIGTIIRMATIYGTELGIEQGVLIGSIVLVQIVGVPFTFIFGSLAGRFTTKSALFFGLFVYMGISLLAYFMTTPLHFVLLALLVGTVQGGTQALSRSLFASLIPRHKSGEFFGFFAVFEKFAGIFGPAIFSLMIVATGSSRQAILSVIGFFVVGGLLLLFVNVDEGRRLARQAEKAHTSTGA